A window of Enterobacter ludwigii genomic DNA:
AGAGCCCGGGGTCAGGATGTTGATATCGGTGTCATTTGCCTGCGTCAATAGCGCGGCATTTTTGCTGAAGTCATTGTCTTTCCAGACTCTCGCTGCGGCGAGTAACGGACCAGTAGCCTCTTCAGGGTTGTATTTTATTTCCTGATACGGCCAGTCGCTGGCGTCTTTGCCGGTTTGCTGGCTGACGAAGGAAAAGGCTTTTTTCATGGTTCGCCCATCCAGTGCATAATTCCAGACATCATCACCGGTTATTTCACCGTAGCGCCCCATTCTGGCGTAGGCTGCCAGAGCAAAATTGGTGTAATGGAAGGAGCGAGTTCGTTCAAGCTCGGCCGGTAGTTCGCCTTTGACGTTCACCTGAGCAGCAAGGTGGCGATTTTTGAAAATATCGATTTGCCGACGAGCCTGTTTGACGTCACCGGAGAACAACGAAAAGGCGGTAACCTGCGCGTCATACCAGGCGCCGTGATTGTTATACCAGTTTCCCTCTTCCTGGCCGTTAGCACTGGATAACAGCCATGTGGCATAGTCCGAATACCAGCTTTTGTAACCCTGAACCGCTTTATCCGAGAGGAAGCCCGCATGTTGCAGCAGGATGATGCTGTCAGCGACGTCGATCAACACGCGCGTATCAATAATGCCAATCCCCCGGCCATTCACTATGCCCGGAATTGCCTGGGCGTAACTGAGGTCAGGATTCATTCGGGTTTGCTTGTTCAGAAACCAGGTGTCCAACATGATTTCCGCTTTTTGCGCATAGCGGGCGTCTGCGCTATAAAATGCGGCCAGTGAGAGCGCTCGGACGTCGTCAGAGAACTGCACCAGGCGTTTGCTGTCCGTATCGTCTGTCTTAGATGACGGGTTTATCTGGCCGTCTTTACGAATCCAGGGAAGATGGTCTTTGGTATCCGGGTTTGGCCACCAGTAGGGACCAAAACTGTAATAGTCATGCTTATTCCCGGACGCCGGTAACAATTTTTTATCGGTCACACTCCAGGGTTTATGTTCCAGCGCCTGGTCTGCTTTCTGCAGCAGATTTTTCCAGGCGGGAGCGTAGGTTTGATCTCCGCGCTGAATACTTTCTTTTATCTCAAGCATCTGCCTGCAATCGTACGTCAGGCAGTCGTCATTCGAGCCCTGAGGCTGTGTATTCCCACTCGCTGCTAACGCGGAGGTTGAGAACAGCGCGCTGATAAACGCAATGTTGCGATAATTCATCGGTATATTCCTTACATTTATACCCGTCATTCAGGCGATTACCGGTGTGACTTTTTCAGAAGGGAGCTTAATCAGCATCCACAGGAACAGGGCGCCAATCAAATCGAAGACGCCCAGACCGATAAAGAAGATGTCGTAACCCACAACAGCGACCATCGCGCCAAG
This region includes:
- a CDS encoding alginate lyase family protein, producing the protein MNYRNIAFISALFSTSALAASGNTQPQGSNDDCLTYDCRQMLEIKESIQRGDQTYAPAWKNLLQKADQALEHKPWSVTDKKLLPASGNKHDYYSFGPYWWPNPDTKDHLPWIRKDGQINPSSKTDDTDSKRLVQFSDDVRALSLAAFYSADARYAQKAEIMLDTWFLNKQTRMNPDLSYAQAIPGIVNGRGIGIIDTRVLIDVADSIILLQHAGFLSDKAVQGYKSWYSDYATWLLSSANGQEEGNWYNNHGAWYDAQVTAFSLFSGDVKQARRQIDIFKNRHLAAQVNVKGELPAELERTRSFHYTNFALAAYARMGRYGEITGDDVWNYALDGRTMKKAFSFVSQQTGKDASDWPYQEIKYNPEEATGPLLAAARVWKDNDFSKNAALLTQANDTDINILTPGSVLVK